In Arachis hypogaea cultivar Tifrunner chromosome 17, arahy.Tifrunner.gnm2.J5K5, whole genome shotgun sequence, a single window of DNA contains:
- the LOC112764297 gene encoding uncharacterized protein — protein sequence MGLWTLLEGFLLLANALAILNEDRFLAPRGWGLSDFSSGRTKSFKGQLIGLIYATQYLRVPLILLNSICIILKFVSG from the coding sequence ATGGGTTTGTGGACATTACTTGAGGGGTTCCTGCTTCTTGCAAATGCACTAGCGATATTAAATGAGGACCGATTTCTGGCACCTAGAGGATGGGGCTTATCTGATTTTTCAAGTGGCAGGACAAAATCTTTCAAAGGCCAGCTCATAGGTCTTATTTACGCAACTCAGTACCTAAGAGTTCCTCTCATACTTCTCAATTCCATCTGCATCATTTTGAAATTTGTTTCTGGATAA